One stretch of Pyrenophora tritici-repentis strain M4 chromosome 4, whole genome shotgun sequence DNA includes these proteins:
- a CDS encoding CHCH domain containing protein — MSSRQPRFNQQALIDTTPLPDDIPKVKELGASSAPLLSASYFIGARCKDYNDDYMMCKTEANGRGEFDCMKEGRKVTRCAASVIKDINENCLTQFRTHWQCLENHNQQLWNCRSEERKLNKCVFEKLGLEKNIPDAPKGETPVHLRTRNIFATH, encoded by the exons ATGTCGTCGCGTCAGCCCAG GTTCAACCAGCAAGCCCTCATCGACACCACCCCTCTACCCGACGACATCCCCAAAGTCAAGGAGCTTGGAGCTAGTTCTGCCCCGCTTCTCAGTGCATCCTACTTTATTGGCGCGCGTTGCAAGGATTACAACGATGACTACATGATGTGCAAGACCGAGGCCAATGGCCGGGGCGAGTTTGACTGCATGAAGGAAGGCCGCAAAGTCACCAGGTGTGCGGCGAGCGT TATCAAGGACATCAACGAGAACTGCCTAACACAGTTCCGCACCCACTGGCAATGTCTAGAAAACCACAATCAACAGTTGTGGAACTGCAGGTCTGAGGAGCGCAAGCTGAACAAATGCGTGTTCGAGAAGCTG GGTTTGGAGAAGAATATACCAGATGCGCCAAAGGGAGAGACGCCAGTCCACTTGCGTACGCGCAACATTTTTGCTACTCACTAG
- a CDS encoding Apc15p domain containing protein, with amino-acid sequence MFSLPMIAPVPDARLWPSYNTTHTDFSDSSHSPPNTSHGHRRPTSHHGSHQNHNAFLAALTADENTITQRKLNVCRFGAGWLRPIGVSKTLQQIRDEELEKEEQELMQRREQAEVDLDDDVPEAQSNSSESESESESGSSSGEEEEGSEEGREESTVPFNEDSFIEGSMLEAEVSHMLEMEEAEMAGVLQDERDLDDDVPEAGSYEHTDSELEDSSDIDNSVLPPGLSSVRSRRSTRRRSSGRRSSGRRSSGLPHGMALGVQPAAGRISLGVDLGNGRSSFGIDGSSSMLEGSSFLRSSPQ; translated from the exons ATGTTTTCTCTACCTATGATTGCCCCGGTTCCG GACGCCAGGCTATGGCCTTCTTACAATACAACGCACACAGACTTCTCCGACAGCTCTCACTCCCCTCCTAACACCTCGCATGGCCACCGCCGACCGACCTCACATCATGGCTCGCACCAGAACCATAACGCCTTTCTTGCCGCCCTCACTGCCGATGAAAACACAATAACGCAGCGCAAACTCAACGTCTGCCGTTTTGGCGCCGGCTGGCTTCGTCCAATTGGTGTCTCAAAGACTCTCCAACAGATCAGAGATGAAGAACTCGAGAAGGAAGAACAGGAGTTGATGCAGCGCAGGGAACAA GCAGAAGTTGACTTAGACGATGACGTCCCGGAGGCACAGAGTAACTCGAGCGAGTCAGAGTCAGAGTCAGAGTCTGGAAGCAGCagtggagaagaagaagaaggaagcGAGGAAGGCCGGGAAGAGAGCACGGTTCCCTTCAACGAGGACAGCTTCATCGAAGGTAGTATGCTCGAGGCGGAAGTATCTCACATGCTAGAGATGGAGGAAGCCGAAATGGCTGGCGTTCTGCAAGATGAGCGCGACCTCGACGACGACGTTCCTGAAGCCGGCAGTTACGAACACACCGACTCTGAGCTCGAAGACTCTAGCGACATCGACAACAGCGTTTTACCACCTGGTCTCAGCTCCGTGCGTTCAAGACGCTCTACTAGGCGCCGCTCGAGTGGAAGACGCAGCTCCGGTCGTCGCAGTTCTGGACTTCCTCATGGCATGGCATTGGGTGTGCAGCCGGCAGCAGGAAGGATTAGTCTGGGTGTTGATCTGGGCAACGGACGCAGCAGTTTCGGTATAGACGGTAGCAGTTCCATGCTCGAGGGAAGTTCTTTCTTGAGGAGTTCGCCT CAATGA